One genomic window of Fusarium verticillioides 7600 chromosome 2, whole genome shotgun sequence includes the following:
- a CDS encoding L-amino-acid oxidase — MVKFTHQLWGASVLLLPCLGSVHGTSLPLKDRQQTGSCVNKPQMQDFESVGAWFDDVAKLNCTSVSKVPNASIAIVGGGVSGLTTALMLDSIGLHNWEIIEASDRVGGRFRTKFVGGTQEFAEMGPMRLPYTVTYKSDNSTHEYTEHRLIFQLAETLNSMNGNDSKWKVDFIPWIQHHPNELIAWGTGRHPDGSIPTRTDILANSSLARPPAMVSAEYNETKRRMNEILKNETMLKAIQADVWRSHKFVMGQGYDDWSEQCMMRESFHASENVTDAIWTATDYDVFWDELVHNSNLALDGTKDSLGETEWKCVDGGFNRLTDAFIPHVSDRLVLNRKIRKLEPVKSKDGQTRTRLSWYPSVKKRTFESKDYDYTIMAVPFTMTRFMDLPSFSSVLGRAISEAGLRFKSACKVSLLFSERFWEKGDRPIFGGYSIPESRPIGALYYPVYGLNESRPGLITHYRGGDWSDRYVSFSDEEHVQTVLAAIVSLHGEQARELYTGDYERLCWLQDEHTATSWCRPDVEQHNLYIPAYHQTEHNTIFIGEHTAPTQAWISSAIYSAARGTIQLLLELGMVEEAKEINRRWMGRWIRHEAKP, encoded by the coding sequence ATGGTCAAGTTTACCCATCAGCTCTGGGGCGCCTCAGTTCTCCTGCTGCCATGTTTGGGCAGCGTACATGGCACTAGTTTACCACTTAAAGATCGCCAACAAACTGGTTCCTGTGTCAACAAACCACAGATGCAAGATTTTGAATCGGTCGGAGCTTGGTTCGACGACGTCGCGAAGCTCAATTGCACCTCAGTCTCCAAAGTCCCCAATGCCTCGATCGCCATTGTCGGGGGCGGTGTTTCCGGGCTTACCACCGCTCTCATGCTAGATAGCATAGGTCTTCACAACTGGGAGATCATCGAAGCTAGCGATAGAGTCGGCGGACGCTTCAGGACCAAGTTTGTCGGTGGTACACAGGAATTTGCAGAGATGGGCCCGATGAGATTGCCGTATACCGTCACGTATAAGAGTGATAACTCTACACATGAGTATACGGAGCATCGCCTGATTTTCCAGTTGGCCGAGACTCTCAATTCCATGAATGGCAATGACTCAAAGTGGAAAGTAGACTTTATCCCGTGGATTCAACATCATCCCAATGAGCTTATTGCTTGGGGAACTGGTCGCCATCCTGACGGCAGCATCCCAACGAGAACAGACATTCTCGCAAACTCAAGCCTCGCCAGACCGCCAGCTATGGTCTCCGCCGAGTATAACGAAACTAAGCGCCGTATGaatgagatcctcaagaacgAAACTATGCTCAAAGCCATTCAGGCCGACGTCTGGCGGTCTCACAAATTCGTCATGGGCCAGGGCTACGATGACTGGAGTGAACAATGTATGATGCGGGAATCTTTCCATGCCAGCGAGAACGTAACTGATGCTATCTGGACTGCGACGGATTATGATGTCTTCTGGGATGAATTGGTGCACAACTCAAACCTAGCATTGGATGGGACGAAAGACTCTTTAGGCGAGACAGAGTGGAAGTGCGTTGATGGAGGCTTCAATCGACTCACCGATGCTTTCATCCCTCACGTTTCCGATCGTCTGGTTCTCAATCGCAAGATCAGAAAGCTCGAACCAGTCAAGAGCAAAGATGGCCAAACTCGAACAAGACTCTCATGGTATCCCAGCGTCAAGAAACGGACGTTCGAGTCGAAAGACTACGACTACACCATCATGGCAGTTCCCTTCACAATGACCCGCTTCATGGACCTcccctcattctcatccgTCCTCGGCCGCGCAATCAGCGAAGCAGGCCTACGCTTCAAATCCGCCTGCAAagtctccctcctcttctccgaACGTTTCTGGGAGAAAGGCGACCGCCCCATCTTTGGTGGTTACTCCATTCCTGAGAGTAGACCCATCGGCGCATTATACTATCCTGTCTACGGACTAAATGAGTCCCGACCTGGGCTGATTACACACTACCGTGGTGGAGATTGGAGTGATCGCTACGTCAGCTTCTCTGACGAAGAGCACGTCCAGACAGTTCTCGCCGCAATCGTTAGTCTTCACGGGGAGCAAGCGCGAGAGCTCTATACGGGTGATTATGAACGGTTGTGCTGGTTGCAAGATGAACATACTGCGACATCGTGGTGTCGTCCTGATGTTGAGCAACACAATCTGTACATCCCGGCGTATCATCAGACGGAGCACAATACTATCTTCATTGGTGAGCATACAGCCCCGACGCAGGCTTGGATTAGCTCAGCTATATACTCCGCTGCAAGGGGGACGATTCAATTGTTGCTAGAGCTAGGAATGGTGGAAGAGGCAAAGGAGATCAATCGACGTTGGATGGGAAGATGGATTAGGCACGAGGCCAAGCCATGA